In Candidatus Eisenbacteria bacterium, a single genomic region encodes these proteins:
- a CDS encoding HAMP domain-containing sensor histidine kinase — translation MRLALKLLSSLAATTLVALALLAWSEQHRREELMQLDLEAEVRMARALRAAVMAVSDAAGPDVARRIVTSIDANVPRSLRWLSLDDVPSVPGRDLRAEVTAHLNEGTPVWIHRTNETGDELRYVYIPVPSAKYPPAAIEVSESLAPRHAYVRRSQVHTAAVGLVVLALSGALAVILGRMLIGRPLTVITDGVRALGEGRFDALPAVRGRDELGALASELTSLGARLAARDRLQHEDRLRTVGQLASGVAHELGTPLSVISVRARMIANREATGDEAASSAQAIVEQSDRMTRLVRQLLDYARREPPHPALVDVRDVVRKTIEMIDPLARKAGVTVDVQAGDRPIETRADPGQLQQVVTNLAINAVQAMERGGRLDIAIDSERVAPPQGGPRGEHCRIVVSDDGPGIPSDHLPHVFEPFFTTKQTGEGTGLGLPVAQAIVAEHGGWMSVASEPGHGARFTVFLPAASAAVERAA, via the coding sequence ATGCGTCTCGCCCTGAAGCTTCTTTCGAGTCTGGCCGCGACGACGCTCGTCGCGCTCGCCCTGCTCGCGTGGTCCGAGCAGCACCGCCGCGAAGAGCTGATGCAGCTCGACCTCGAAGCCGAGGTGCGGATGGCTCGCGCGCTGCGCGCCGCGGTGATGGCCGTCTCCGACGCCGCCGGCCCGGACGTCGCACGCCGCATCGTGACCAGCATCGACGCGAACGTGCCGCGCTCGTTGCGATGGCTCTCGCTGGACGACGTGCCGTCGGTCCCGGGACGCGATCTGCGTGCGGAGGTGACGGCCCATCTGAACGAGGGAACGCCGGTCTGGATCCACCGCACGAACGAGACCGGCGACGAGCTGCGCTACGTCTACATCCCGGTTCCCTCCGCGAAGTACCCGCCCGCCGCGATCGAGGTATCCGAGTCGCTGGCCCCGCGCCACGCCTACGTGCGCCGCTCGCAGGTCCACACGGCCGCCGTCGGGCTCGTCGTCCTGGCGCTGTCCGGTGCGCTCGCGGTCATCCTCGGGCGCATGCTGATCGGGCGACCGCTCACCGTCATCACGGACGGCGTGCGCGCGCTCGGCGAAGGCCGGTTCGACGCCCTCCCCGCGGTCCGGGGGCGCGACGAGCTGGGCGCCCTCGCCTCGGAGCTGACGAGTCTCGGCGCGCGCCTCGCCGCCCGCGACCGGCTCCAGCACGAGGACCGCCTGCGCACGGTCGGGCAGCTCGCCTCGGGCGTCGCCCACGAGCTCGGCACGCCGCTCAGCGTGATCTCCGTGCGCGCCCGCATGATCGCGAATCGCGAGGCTACGGGCGACGAGGCGGCGTCGAGCGCGCAGGCGATCGTCGAGCAGTCCGATCGCATGACCCGGCTCGTGCGCCAGCTCCTCGACTACGCCCGCCGCGAGCCCCCGCACCCGGCGCTGGTCGACGTGCGCGACGTGGTGCGCAAGACGATCGAGATGATCGATCCGCTCGCCCGCAAGGCCGGCGTGACCGTCGACGTGCAGGCCGGCGACCGTCCGATCGAGACGCGCGCCGATCCGGGACAGCTCCAGCAGGTCGTGACCAATCTCGCCATCAACGCCGTCCAGGCGATGGAGCGTGGCGGGCGCCTCGACATCGCCATCGACAGCGAACGGGTTGCCCCGCCGCAGGGCGGGCCGCGCGGGGAGCACTGTCGCATCGTCGTCAGCGACGACGGACCCGGCATTCCGTCCGACCACCTGCCGCACGTCTTCGAGCCGTTCTTCACCACCAAGCAAACCGGCGAAGGTACGGGCTTGGGTCTTCCCGTCGCGCAGGCCATCGTCGCCGAGCACGGCGGCTGGATGTCGGTCGCGAGCGAGCCCGGCCACGGCGCCCGCTTCACCGTCTTCCTGCCGGCCGCGAGCGCCGCGGTCGAGCGCGCCGCCTAG
- a CDS encoding sigma-70 family RNA polymerase sigma factor — protein sequence MTLAAPMSHKHPKVSRPLEARSDLDGWTRRPKAAGARPKPVRMRQLELIRTLEDAELVVARHALASPLGIRHLHALAERLSIGTVDVRDVTRADPDEGDASAETIARLTAIRRLAASHTRATTGSAARLMRELVHLRLQRSQVERVIASLEGAAAEQRRLRRRVKALARTRGPALETTRKLLTRSESTAGMSLEELDHALHAIRSATRDADAARAKLVEANMRLVAAIARRFAHRGLDLPDLIQEGTIGLLRAIDRFERSRGVQFATYATWWIRQAIGRALTSQARPVRLPINVEEELQTLRRERDRLSRVAGQQPSARELASRLGVSVERVGALLAVEHDFARQLVPLDEKLEADDDRTHGDALADTQSMTPLEAALARGLAAQTERALAGLTPKERKVLRLRYGLGRCFDHTLEEIGAQLGVTRQRILQIATRAIDKLRHSSRAGALRSFYDP from the coding sequence ATGACGCTCGCGGCGCCGATGTCGCACAAGCACCCGAAGGTCTCTCGTCCGCTCGAGGCCCGGAGCGACCTCGACGGATGGACCCGGCGCCCGAAGGCCGCCGGCGCGCGCCCGAAGCCCGTACGAATGCGCCAGCTCGAGCTGATCCGCACGCTCGAGGATGCCGAGCTGGTCGTCGCACGCCACGCGCTCGCCTCCCCGCTCGGGATCCGGCACCTCCACGCGCTGGCCGAACGCCTCTCGATCGGGACCGTCGACGTGCGCGACGTCACACGCGCCGACCCCGACGAGGGTGACGCAAGTGCCGAGACGATCGCCCGCCTGACGGCGATCCGCCGGCTCGCGGCGTCGCACACCCGGGCCACGACCGGCTCGGCGGCCCGCCTCATGCGCGAGCTGGTGCACCTGCGGCTCCAGCGATCGCAGGTCGAGCGCGTGATCGCGTCGCTCGAGGGCGCAGCGGCCGAGCAGCGCCGGCTGCGCCGGCGGGTGAAGGCGCTCGCGCGCACCCGCGGGCCGGCGCTCGAGACCACCCGCAAGCTCCTCACCCGCAGCGAGTCGACCGCCGGCATGTCGCTCGAGGAGCTCGACCACGCCCTGCACGCCATCCGCAGCGCCACCCGCGACGCCGATGCGGCGCGCGCGAAGCTCGTCGAGGCGAACATGCGGCTCGTGGCGGCCATCGCGCGCCGCTTCGCGCACCGCGGGCTCGATCTCCCCGACCTGATCCAGGAAGGCACGATCGGCCTCCTGCGCGCGATCGACCGCTTCGAGCGCAGCCGCGGCGTCCAGTTCGCCACCTACGCGACCTGGTGGATCCGACAGGCCATCGGCCGGGCCCTCACCAGCCAGGCACGGCCGGTGCGCCTGCCGATCAACGTCGAGGAGGAGCTGCAGACCCTGCGCCGCGAGCGCGATCGCCTCTCGCGGGTCGCGGGCCAGCAACCCTCGGCGCGGGAGCTGGCGAGCCGTCTCGGCGTTTCGGTCGAGCGGGTCGGGGCCCTGCTCGCCGTCGAGCACGACTTCGCGCGCCAGCTCGTTCCCCTGGACGAGAAGCTCGAAGCCGACGACGACCGCACGCACGGCGACGCGCTCGCCGACACGCAGAGCATGACGCCGCTCGAGGCCGCGCTCGCGCGCGGGCTCGCCGCGCAGACCGAGCGCGCGCTCGCCGGCCTCACGCCGAAGGAGCGCAAGGTGCTCCGCCTGCGCTACGGTCTGGGTCGCTGCTTCGATCACACGCTCGAGGAGATCGGCGCCCAGCTCGGCGTGACCCGCCAGCGCATCCTGCAGATCGCGACCCGCGCGATCGACAAGCTCCGCCACTCATCGCGGGCGGGCGCGCTGCGCAGCTTCTACGATCCCTGA